Genomic segment of Microbacterium sp. M28:
ATGCGGACGACCCGTAGGCCGCCATGAGCAACTCCCGACGCCTGCTCTCCGCTGCGAGGATCTCGGCCGGCGCATCGGCATCCTCGACGTAAGGGATCAGACGGTAGGCGAGGTACGCGAGATCCCAGAGCCTCGGGCCAGGGGATGCCGTGTCGAAGTCGATGACGCCGACGAGCCGCTCGCGATCGAACACGAAGTTGTACGGCGCGAAGTCGTTGTGGCAGATGACCTCGACGGGTTCACGCGCCGGCAGCTGCCAGCCCGTTCTCCTTTCGGCGAGATCTCCGGTCGCGTCATGGATGCGGCGGAGCAACCGGCCGGCATCCTGCAGGATCTCCTCGCGCCACAGCCACGACGGAAGCGGATAGTGGCCCACGTCGCCCGCGACGAACGAGAGCCGCTCGTGACCGTCCTCCGTGACACCGATGACCCGCGGCACGTGATCGATGCCGGCGCTCTCGAGCGCGTCCAGGAGCGCGTGCACGTTCGGCGTCCACGGGCCTGTGGGGCGCCGAACCTCATCGCCGACGCGGACGACGGCGTTCATGTTGCCGCCGGTGAGCGGGATCTGCTCGTCTGGGTCGGTCATGCCCTGATCGTACGCACCGCCGGGGGTGAGAGGTTGACGTGCTGCGGCAGGCAGCGCGTTTCGACTCGCTCCGCTCGCTCAAACGAGCGACGGGTGAACGAGGGGGCGAGGGAGGGAGCCAGACGGCTCAGCGGGTCCGCGGGATCTCCGCGGGGTCCGACGTCGGCAGCCGGCACACGAACGACCGGCAGTCGTAGGCGACGCCGTCGGACTGCCCCTTTCCGTCGAACAGTTCGAATCCGGCATCCGTGAAGGCGCGCGCCTGCGCCGGTGTCACGACGGCCACCACGTCGGCATCCGCACCGCGCGCCGCGTCGGCCAGGGCGGACTCGCCATCCGAGGTCACCACCACCAGCTGTCGCGGCGCCTCGACCAGCCCGGCGGCGACCGCGAGCATCGTGCCGTGCCCGAACGGATGTCGCAGAGCCGATTTCCCATGCAGGCGTACGCGCTCCTCCGCGGCGGCGCGGTAGCGCTCCCCCGCCCCGAGCCGCCACGCCGTCAGCGCCGCCTGCGCGACGGCGGCAGAGCCCGAAGGCAGGTCGCCGTCGGTCTCATCCGGCGCGACCGCGATGCCCTGGGCACTCAGCACCGGGTCCGGCTCGGCGCCGTCCGCGAGGACATCGTCGAGCAGGGACCTGGCGGTCTCCGCCCATGAACTCTCGCCTGTCGCGACGGCGAGAGCGAAGAGCCCGTCGGCGAGCAGCCCGATGTCGGCCGCCGTCGCGACGGCGGCCGATGCCACCGCATCGAGTGAGAGACGCACCAGCCGACCGTCGCGCCCGCGATTCGTGGCGAGCACGAAGGTCGCTGCACCCGC
This window contains:
- a CDS encoding aminoglycoside phosphotransferase family protein, which codes for MTDPDEQIPLTGGNMNAVVRVGDEVRRPTGPWTPNVHALLDALESAGIDHVPRVIGVTEDGHERLSFVAGDVGHYPLPSWLWREEILQDAGRLLRRIHDATGDLAERRTGWQLPAREPVEVICHNDFAPYNFVFDRERLVGVIDFDTASPGPRLWDLAYLAYRLIPYVEDADAPAEILAAESRRRELLMAAYGSSASAEELWRMMADRLDALAAHSRVHASDRPELAGHAAMYDRDAARLRARARTSSAVQHGG